A single genomic interval of Corylus avellana chromosome ca10, CavTom2PMs-1.0 harbors:
- the LOC132162771 gene encoding protein FANTASTIC FOUR 1, giving the protein MAACGSLQHIFENPLPENPTTLLESLSSWKPVKPIEQPSFTTEIFGELHFKENSAESPPCPAIPVSPVSSSCLIESLNINDGSKYSRCHKSSDSFSSMSSDSLQLCTEGLGFESSDDVEDMGNEMSEDWQNHEEKIRVTRHHHFPSSENHGGEFRRSRTSGAGGGFPPPISCIGKSGKPWVCFKSYRQDGRFVLKQIRIPTQEFLHACREDGRLKLNFVQPNDEILEEEEEMDDEDQEDTDDDDKEGKEDDDGGSNGGKDAESFVIAR; this is encoded by the coding sequence ATGGCTGCCTGTGGAAGCCTTCAACACATCTTTGAAAACCCATTGCCAGAAAACCCAACAACGCTGCTTGAATCCCTTTCTTCGTGGAAGCCTGTGAAACCCATTGAGCAGCCATCGTTTACTACTGAGATCTTCGGTGAACTCCATTTCAAAGAGAATTCTGCAGAATCACCCCCGTGTCCTGCCATTCCAGTCTCGCCCGTGTCTTCGTCGTGTTTGATTGAAAGCCTCAATATCAACGATGGCAGCAAGTACAGCCGCTGTCACAAAAGCAGTGACAGCTTCTCGTCGATGAGCTCCGACAGCCTTCAGCTGTGCACGGAGGGGCTTGGCTTTGAGAGCTCCGATGACGTCGAGGACATGGGGAATGAGATGAGTGAAGATTGGCAAAACCACGAGGAGAAAATAAGGGTGACAAGGCATCATCATTTTCCGTCGTCTGAGAATCATGGCGGCGAATTCAGGAGGTCGAGGACAAGTGGGGCCGGGGGAGGATTTCCTCCGCCGATTTCTTGCATCGGAAAGAGTGGAAAGCCTTGGGTTTGCTTCAAATCTTATAGGCAGGACGGCAGGTTTGTTCTCAAGCAGATAAGGATTCCCACCCAGGAATTCCTGCATGCGTGTAGAGAAGATGGGCGCCTCAAGTTGAACTTTGTTCAGCCAAATGATGAGAttctagaagaagaagaagaaatggacGATGAAGATCAAGAGGACACTGATGATGACGACAAAGAAGGCAAGGAAGACGATGATGGTGGAAGCAATGGAGGAAAAGACGCAGAAAGTTTCGTAATAGCTAGGTAG